The Janthinobacterium lividum genome has a window encoding:
- a CDS encoding response regulator, which produces MLQATEILNASILIVDDQEANVMLLEQVLRNAGYTRITSTMDPQAVHALHQQHRYDLILLDLQMPEMDGFEVMEGLRDLEAGSYLPVLVITAQPGHKLRALQAGAKDFVSKPFDLVEVKTRIHNMLEVRLLYQKLAEYNKSLEQMVEERTAELRESEARFQRFTELSSDWYWEQDAQGNLTRFSGPVAEMLGIGSEEEPQRWNAAERALLDAKIAAREPFLDFIYSRANPDGSTQYLQVSGEPMFDNGSRFIGYRGIGLDVTERHRSA; this is translated from the coding sequence ATGCTTCAAGCCACCGAGATCCTGAACGCCAGCATCCTCATCGTTGACGACCAGGAGGCCAACGTCATGCTGCTGGAACAGGTGCTGCGCAATGCCGGCTATACGCGCATCACTTCCACCATGGACCCGCAAGCCGTGCACGCGCTGCACCAGCAGCACCGCTACGACTTGATCCTGCTCGACTTGCAGATGCCGGAAATGGATGGCTTCGAAGTGATGGAAGGCTTGCGCGACCTCGAGGCGGGCAGCTATCTGCCCGTGCTGGTGATCACGGCCCAGCCGGGCCACAAGCTGCGCGCGCTGCAGGCGGGCGCCAAGGACTTCGTCAGCAAGCCCTTCGACCTGGTGGAAGTGAAAACGCGCATCCACAATATGCTGGAAGTGCGCTTGCTGTACCAGAAGCTGGCCGAATACAACAAGTCGCTGGAACAGATGGTGGAAGAGCGCACGGCGGAGTTGCGCGAAAGCGAAGCGCGCTTCCAGCGCTTCACGGAACTGTCGTCCGACTGGTACTGGGAGCAGGATGCGCAAGGCAATCTGACGCGTTTTTCCGGCCCCGTGGCCGAAATGCTGGGCATCGGCAGCGAAGAAGAGCCGCAGCGCTGGAACGCGGCCGAGCGGGCCTTGCTCGACGCCAAGATCGCCGCGCGCGAACCGTTTCTCGACTTCATCTATAGCCGCGCCAATCCGGACGGCAGCACGCAATACCTGCAGGTGAGCGGCGAACCGATGTTCGACAATGGCAGCCGCTTCATCGGCTACCGCGGCATCGGCCTCGATGTCACGGAGCGC